ACAATCCAGCGGAGCACAAGTACATCATTCAACTGCTGGAAGTCAAGTCGCCGGCGGCGATTATTGCATCCACCAAGGAGGATCCCCTCGTTGCTGGGGGTGTGTCGCCATTTCCGTTGATCGAGGACGGTGATTTTCACATTCCTTCCGTTTATACCACGGCGCAGGAAGGCGATCGGCTGCGTAATTGTGCCGGGAAAACCGCCTCGCTGGACGTGAGTTCCTCGCGTATTCCCTCCAGCGGCTGCAACGTCGTTGCCCGCACTTCCTGGCTTGGGGAAAGGCGCATCGTGTTCACCGCACACATCGACAGCAAGGTGAACACGCCAGGTGCATTGGACAATGCATCGGGCGTCGCCATCCTGCTGCTGACGGCCGAGCTGCTCGGAGACTGGCGCGGTCGTGACTCATTGGAATTCGTTGCCATCAACGGCGAGGATTACTATTCGGCGCCGGGAGAGGTGCTGTACCTCGAGCAAAATCGAGCTTCGCTGGATGAAATCCTGCTCAACATCAACATGGACGGCGTCGGTTTCCGCAAGCGGAAAACCGAGTACTCCTTTTATGAATGTCCCTCTGAAATCGAGGAGCAAGTACGGAAGACCTTCTCCGCACACAAGGAATTGGCGGAGGGCGGCGTCTGGTATTCCGGCGATCACATGATCTTTGCCTTGAACAACGTCCCTGCGCTGGCGCTTACCTCGGCGCAGGGAATGAAAGGATTGGCGCAGGTCTCCCATACACCGAAAGACGTGCCGGAACTCGTAGATACTGCGAAATTGGTGAAGGTGGCCTATGCGCTGCGCCACCTCGTCATCGATCTCGATCTCTCTCGGGACGACTCCGCGTAATACCTGTCTCGGCAAGCGCTCCGGAAGACGGGGAGGGGAGAGCAACGACGTTTAAACGACGACGGGGCTGCACGATCGTTTTGATCAGGAGCCCCGTTTATGCTTCACCGGTTCTTGAGGTTCAATTGATACTGCCGCCCAGGGTCTCTTGAAGGAAATCCTGTATCAGGACCAGCGGGTTGGGATCCGTACCGGGCGCAATCAGCATCATACCGTGGTCGCTGCCGGAGTAGAGGAACTTCTGGTACAGGTCCCCGGAAGCGGATTCACATGCCTGAAGGGACGGAACGTCCCCTTCACTTGCAAGACACCAGACCGGCACCGCAGGGGGCACATCCGCACCGCTCAGGTCTCGAACGACTTCTGCATACTCCATGCCCAGATAGCTGCCAGGAGAAAGGGAGAAAGCACCAAGACAGGTTTCGCTGCTCTGGTTGTGGAGCAGGCAGCCATCCGGGGCGCCATCTGCGCCGATGCTGGCGCCAATGGCGACGATGCGGTTTGGATCGCTGGTTTCCATCAGACTCACTTCAGCGAACGCGGCTTTGGCGTCGAGTGTGTTATCGGCTTGATCGCCCACGGTCAGATGGCTCTCGCAGTGGCCGCGGAAGTCGAAGATGAAGACGTTGAAGGAAACATCATCCGGCATGGGCGGGAACCAGGTCGGGTCGAGCCACGGCCCTGCTTGCTGTGCGTCACAATCGATGCCTATGGCCATTTCCCAGCCTTCGCTTTCGGCGAGTTCCTCCTGGCGGTTTTGCAGCCAGGGTGCGATCGCCAGCCAGTCCCGCTGATCGCCGGGATACCAATGCATGAGGATCACCGTCGGTGCAGGATTACCGGCCGCTGCGAAATAGTGTCCCACCAATTCCTGGCCATCTTCGGTGGTAAACTGGATGCGCATTGGGAATGCCGCAAGCGGCGGAGCCGCCGGCTCGGGAAGCGCCTCGGCGTCCTCTTCAACCATGGGTTCACCGCCTAATTCCTCCGCGCCCGTCGAGGCCCCGATCTCTTGCACGGCAGGTGTGAGGGTATCTGAAGAACGATTGCATCCCGATAAAGCGACGACAATGATAATGACCGGCAGTCCTATCGTCAGCTTCCAAGAACATGGAAATATGCGCATCGTGCCTCCTATGCTGGCAAGACCTCAATACGAAGGCTTACAAGTGCAGCATCCGATCTCTTTGAAAATTCTCCAAATCACGACTAAGGGTAGCATAATTCCCCCTCGAGACAACAGCACCTCCGCTGTAACAGGTTGCTCCAGGATAGAAGCGATACGTCGGCGTCGATTGTCAGCAGCTTTATCGATGCCATGAAAATTATATAATTGAAAGTGGGCCGTCAATGAGTCCACCGAGCGTATCGAATTACACGGCGGACAGGATGGAGGGAGGAACGATGAAAAATGTCGTGATAACGGGGAGCACGCGCGGAATTGGCTTCGGGATGGCATCCGCCTTTCTCGAGCGAGGTTGTTCCGTGGCGATCAGCGGTAGGGAGCAAGACAGCGTGCAGCGTGCATTGGGACAGCTGCGGGAGGAGGAAACAGCCGGCACAGCCTACGGATATGCGTGCGACGTGTGCGATGCGACTCAGGTGCAGGCGCTTTGG
This is a stretch of genomic DNA from Anaerolineales bacterium. It encodes these proteins:
- a CDS encoding M28 family peptidase, translated to MKSREQGGFVSTKELSKKAASYLRRLCVDIPNRQVGSAGNRQATDYFGGLMASMGYEIEYPQFDCIDWRDDGAQLSVEGQSFEAHVSPYSLGCLVSAPLVVVSSVDELEAAEIAGRIVLLRGEIAKEQLMPKLFPFYNPAEHKYIIQLLEVKSPAAIIASTKEDPLVAGGVSPFPLIEDGDFHIPSVYTTAQEGDRLRNCAGKTASLDVSSSRIPSSGCNVVARTSWLGERRIVFTAHIDSKVNTPGALDNASGVAILLLTAELLGDWRGRDSLEFVAINGEDYYSAPGEVLYLEQNRASLDEILLNINMDGVGFRKRKTEYSFYECPSEIEEQVRKTFSAHKELAEGGVWYSGDHMIFALNNVPALALTSAQGMKGLAQVSHTPKDVPELVDTAKLVKVAYALRHLVIDLDLSRDDSA